A genomic window from Salvia miltiorrhiza cultivar Shanhuang (shh) chromosome 5, IMPLAD_Smil_shh, whole genome shotgun sequence includes:
- the LOC130985000 gene encoding pto-interacting protein 1, with protein METPHESHVQHHELIPSSSLLTILIPVVIVVLLLAILLLTAMLRRLHFSRAAGAAASKRVVHNSNCMFIAHSTINLDPTSDGGCLYGNSAGDTTQMKACQVQVFTLKEAEKATDNFGDANLIGKAVYRGVLRDGTPAAIKILRANGRSAERAFRSEVELLCRVRCPYITELLGYCADQQQRLLVFEYMSNGSLAEHLQRGTLKWGARLKIALDCGRGLEYLHEHMTPSIIHRNIKSTNILLDHTFKAKLSGFELAKTGSDKLNGLISTRVLGTTGYLAPEYASTGKLTTKSDVYSYGVILLELLTGRVPIDTTRPPGEHVLVSWALPRLTNRDKVMEMIDPALQGFYSKKDLIQVAAIAAMCVQTEADYRPLITDVVQSLMPLVKNRSLPGSSGYGHSSSPKL; from the exons aTGGAAACTCCTCATGAATCCCATGTGCAACACCACGAGCTAATCCCATCTTCATCCCTCCTCACAATCCTCATCCCCGTCGTCATCGTCGTCCTCCTCCTCGCCATACTCCTCCTCACGGCGatgctccgccgcctccactTCTCCCgcgccgccggcgccgccgccaGCAAGAGGGTCGTCCACAACAGCAACTGCATGTTCATTGCTCATAGCACCATCAACTTAGATCCCACTTCAG acgGCGGTTGTCTGTACGGGAACAGCGCCGGCGACACGACGCAGATGAAAGCGTGTCAGGTGCAGGTGTTCACGCTCAAGGAGGCCGAGAAGGCCACCGACAACTTCGGCGACGCCAACTTGATCGGGAAGGCCGTCTACCGAGGCGTGCTCCGCGACGGCACCCCCGCCGCCATCAAGATCCTCCGCGCCAACGGGAGGTCCGCTGAGCGCGCTTTCCGCTCCGAG GTAGAGTTGTTGTGTCGTGTGAGGTGTCCGTACATAACAGAGCTATTGGGATACTGTGCTGATCAGCAGCAGAGGCTGCTGGTGTTCGAGTACATGTCCAATGGCTCTTTAGCCGAGCATCTTCAACGCGGAACGTTGAAGTGGGGCGCTCGGCTAAAGATAGCCCTCGACTGCGGTCGAGGGTTGGAGTACCTCCACGAGCACATGACCCCATCCATCATCCACCGCAACATCAAGTCCACCAACATTCTCTTGGATCACACGTTTAAagctaaactttcgggtttcgagCTGGCCAAGACCGGGTCCGACAAGCTCAACGGCCTCATTTCGACGCGGGTTTTGGGCACCACCGGATATTTGGCCCCCGA GTATGCGTCCACGGGGAAGCTGACGACTAAGTCGGATGTGTACAGCTATGGCGTCATTCTCTTGGAGCTATTGACGGGCCGCGTGCCAATCGACACCACCCGTCCTCCCGGGGAGCATGTCCTCGTTTCTTgg GCGCTCCCACGTTTGACCAATAGAGACAAAGTGATGGAAATGATCGATCCAGCCCTACAAGGCTTCTACTCCAAGAAAGATCTTATTCaa GTGGCTGCGATCGCGGCTATGTGTGTGCAAACAGAGGCCGATTATAGACCTCTTATCACG
- the LOC130984997 gene encoding guanosine deaminase gives MEEAKVVEVKDGTTAAFTPHQEVIEAKDGDISVPTAFSGHQEVVDAKDGTISVASAFPGHQEAVQDRDHKFLTKAVEEAYKGVDSGDGGPFGAVVVQNDEVVVSCHNLVLKHTDPTAHAEVTAIREACKKLNRIELSDCEIYASCEPCPMCFGAIHLSRIKRLVYGAKAEAAIAIGFDDFIADALRGTGFYQKAHLEIKRADGNGAMIAEQVFEKTKEKFQLY, from the exons ATGGAAGAAGCTAAAG TTGTTGAGGTTAAAGACGGAACTACGGCTGCATTCACTCCTCATCAAGAAg TTATTGAAGCTAAAGATGGAGATATCTCTGTTCCTACTGCATTTTCTGGTCATCAAGAAG TTGTTGACGCCAAAGATGGAACTATCTCAGTGGCTTCTGCATTTCCTGGTCATCAAGAAG CGGTTCAGGATAGAGATCACAAATTCTTGACAAAAGCAGTTGAAGAGGCGTACAAAGGTGTAGATAGTGGGGATGGAGGTCCTTTTGGTGCTGTTGTAGTACAAAATGATGAAGTGGTCGTAAGCTGTCATAATCTGGTCCTCAAGCACACAGACCCCACTGCTCATGCAGAGGTTACAGCGATAAGAGAG GCTTGCAAGAAGCTCAACAGGATTGAGCTCTCAGACTGTGAGATATACGCTTCGTGTGAGCCATGTCCTATGTGTTTCGGCGCAATCCATCTCTCTAGAATCAAG AGATTGGTGTACGGAGCCAAAGCCGAAGCTGCTATTGCCATCGGGTTCGATGACTtcatagcagatgcattgagaGGAACTGGGTTCTACCAGAAGGCTCATCTTGAAATCAAAAGAGCTGATGGGAATGGGGCCATGATTGCAGAGCAGGTTTTCGAGAAAACAAAGGAGAAATTTCAACTCTACTGA
- the LOC130984999 gene encoding phosphoglycerate mutase-like protein AT74 encodes MLGNCHDQPLPSPKQRERALPKRIILVRHGESAGNIDGTAYATTPDNRIPLTPQGDQQSERAGAQIYDVVSDGGAFSNWKVYFYVSPYARTRSTLRGIGRAFPRSRIIGAREECRIREQDFGNFQVAERMKVTKVIRERFGRFFYRFPEGESAADVFDRVSSFLESLWRDIDMNRLHRDPTEELNLVIVSHGLAIRVFLMKWFKWTVEQFEHLNNLGNCEFQVMQLGDGGEYSLAVQHTEEEMQEWGLSPDMIADQRWRAQANKGDWNDSCPWYLDSFFDKFADPETEDTGEE; translated from the exons ATGTTAGGTAATTGCCATGATCAACCCCTACCTAGCCCTAAGCAGCGGGAGAGGGCTCTTCCGAAGCGGATAATCCTCGTCCGCCACGGCGAGAGCGCCGGAAACATCGACGGCACCGCCTACGCCACCACCCCGGACAACCGCATACCCCTCACTCCTCAAGGCGACCAACAGTCCGAGCGCGCCGGCGCGCAGATCTACGACGTCGTCTCCGACGGCGGCGCTTTCTCCAACTGGAAGGTCTACTTCTACGTCTCCCCTTACGCCAGGACGCGTTCCACGCTCCGAGGAATCGGCCGAGCCTTCCCGAGGAGCAGGATCATCGGCGCGAGGGAGGAATGTCGGATCAGAGAACAGGATTTCGGCAATTTTCAGGTTGCCGAGCGGATGAAGGTGACCAAGGTGATTAGGGAGAGGTTTGGGAGGTTCTTCTATCGCTTTCCCGAGGGCGAGTCCGCCGCCGATGTTTTCGATCGCGTTTCGA GTTTTCTCGAATCCTTATGGAGGGACATAGATATGAACAGGCTCCACCGCGACCCAACCGAGGAACTGAACCTCGTTATAGTATCACACGGACTCGCAATCCGTGTCTTTCTCATGAAGTGGTTCAAATGGACAGTCGAGCAGTTTGAGCACTTGAATAACCTCGGGAACTGCGAGTTCCAAGTGATGCAGTTAGGCGACGGAGGAGAATACAGCCTCGCGGTCCAACACACCGAGGAAGAAATGCAGGAGTGGGGACTATCCCCCGATATGATCGCAGACCAACGGTGGCGAGCGCAAGCCAACAAGGGCGACTGGAACGACAGCTGCCCGTGGTACCTCGACTCCTTCTTCGACAAGTTTGCAGACCCCGAAACAGAAGATACAGGTGAGGAGTGA